From Vagococcus jeotgali, one genomic window encodes:
- a CDS encoding linear amide C-N hydrolase produces MCTHASIESVEGNQYWARTMDFPQDYFSVGGKVTFFPKGTPLKFYSKEINSGYDIIGLGLGKENLTLLDGINSAGLVGGLFYFEEATTATKEELVKQDKIPQVMNEMVTFFLSQCETIGDVMYLARQVAIVEGSKVGIDAPLPLHMTFMDHTGKGIVLEPMDNGEFTIHDNVTRTMTNSPTYDWHVTNLRNYVNLKSTNIDDLQLRDLLIKDIESGSGLIGLPGDYTSPSRFVKITMLTHMMPQPHDTDALKALYETFNAVIIPNGIENEGTTSCDSTTYWVGYDVYKKELLIRAKHNLTFFTISLENASQKFGADAGDFAFDLKEQFISLV; encoded by the coding sequence ATGTGTACACACGCATCAATTGAATCAGTTGAAGGTAATCAGTATTGGGCAAGAACAATGGATTTTCCACAAGATTATTTTTCAGTTGGAGGTAAGGTAACTTTCTTCCCTAAAGGTACGCCACTTAAATTTTATTCGAAAGAAATCAATTCAGGTTATGATATTATTGGATTAGGTTTAGGTAAAGAAAATTTAACTCTTTTAGATGGTATTAATAGCGCTGGTTTAGTTGGTGGGTTATTCTACTTTGAAGAAGCAACAACTGCTACAAAAGAAGAATTAGTTAAACAAGATAAAATACCACAAGTAATGAATGAAATGGTGACTTTCTTCTTAAGCCAATGTGAAACAATTGGTGATGTTATGTACCTTGCAAGACAAGTAGCTATTGTTGAAGGCTCAAAAGTTGGAATAGATGCTCCTCTTCCTCTACATATGACCTTTATGGATCACACAGGTAAAGGAATTGTTTTAGAGCCAATGGATAATGGTGAATTTACAATTCATGATAATGTGACTCGTACGATGACTAATAGTCCTACATATGACTGGCATGTTACTAACTTAAGAAATTACGTTAACTTAAAATCAACTAATATTGATGATTTACAGTTACGTGATCTCCTAATTAAAGATATTGAAAGTGGATCTGGTTTAATCGGCTTACCAGGAGACTACACAAGCCCATCTCGTTTTGTAAAAATTACGATGTTAACACATATGATGCCACAACCACATGACACAGATGCTCTTAAAGCACTATATGAAACATTTAATGCGGTGATTATTCCTAATGGTATTGAAAATGAAGGCACAACATCATGTGACTCAACTACTTACTGGGTTGGTTATGATGTATATAAAAAAGAATTATTAATCCGTGCTAAACATAACTTAACATTCTTTACGATTAGTTTAGAAAATGCTTCCCAAAAATTTGGAGCAGATGCTGGTGACTTTGCCTTTGACTTAAAGGAGCAATTTATCTCTTTAGTATAA
- the yfmH gene encoding EF-P 5-aminopentanol modification-associated protein YfmH has protein sequence MKKQHYPSINETLYTEVLPNGLEVMLLPKSDFHKTYGLFTTNYGSIDNEFVPIGEEDFIRVPDGIAHFLEHKLFEKETEDVFQRFGKQGASSNAFTSFTRTSYLFSSTDYVYKNIETLIDFVQDPYFTEESVNKEKGIIAQEIQMYQDDPNWRLYFGILNNMYPNHPLHIDIAGTVKSIEEITAEDLYTCYHTFYHPSNMNLFVVGKMDPEELMAFIRNNQAEKDFVKTEAIKRHFPIETAKDIIKEDSIQLSINRPKAIVGLKGLDTVPEDGYERLKYQTSIQLLLQLLFGMTSTNYLTMYNSGLIDDSFSFEFSLDRSFHFADFSSDTNEPERFANQIINDLLKAGSSPELNQKNLALAKKKMIGKHLQSLDSLEYIANQFSSSKFGNTTLFDLSDVINSIELDYLKYVQETFIRPEALSRFFIYPDENQ, from the coding sequence ATGAAAAAACAACACTACCCTTCTATTAACGAAACACTTTATACAGAAGTTTTACCTAACGGCTTAGAAGTGATGTTACTTCCCAAATCTGATTTTCATAAGACATATGGTTTGTTTACTACCAATTATGGGTCAATTGATAATGAGTTTGTACCGATTGGTGAAGAAGACTTTATTAGAGTTCCAGATGGGATAGCTCACTTTTTAGAGCATAAATTATTTGAAAAAGAAACAGAAGATGTTTTTCAACGCTTTGGAAAACAAGGAGCTTCCAGCAATGCCTTTACAAGTTTCACTAGAACAAGCTATCTATTTTCAAGTACAGATTATGTTTACAAAAATATTGAAACTCTAATTGATTTTGTCCAAGACCCTTATTTTACAGAAGAGTCTGTCAACAAAGAAAAAGGAATCATCGCACAAGAAATACAGATGTATCAAGATGATCCTAACTGGCGTTTATATTTTGGGATTTTAAATAACATGTATCCTAATCACCCTCTACATATTGACATCGCAGGAACTGTGAAAAGTATTGAAGAAATTACAGCTGAGGATTTATACACTTGTTATCACACATTTTATCACCCAAGTAATATGAACTTATTTGTTGTTGGAAAAATGGATCCTGAGGAGTTAATGGCTTTTATTCGCAATAATCAGGCAGAAAAAGACTTTGTTAAAACAGAAGCTATTAAACGTCATTTCCCAATAGAGACCGCAAAAGATATCATAAAAGAGGACAGTATTCAATTATCTATCAATAGACCTAAAGCCATTGTTGGGCTTAAAGGACTTGACACTGTTCCAGAGGATGGTTATGAGCGCTTGAAATACCAAACAAGTATTCAACTACTTTTACAATTATTATTTGGTATGACTTCTACTAATTACTTAACTATGTATAATTCTGGTTTAATTGATGATAGTTTCTCTTTTGAGTTTTCATTAGATAGGAGTTTCCATTTTGCTGATTTTAGTTCTGATACTAATGAACCTGAACGTTTTGCTAACCAAATCATTAATGACTTACTAAAAGCTGGCTCTTCTCCTGAACTAAATCAGAAAAATTTAGCTTTAGCTAAGAAAAAAATGATAGGTAAACACTTGCAATCACTTGATTCACTTGAATATATTGCTAATCAGTTTAGTAGTTCAAAATTTGGTAATACTACCCTTTTTGATTTAAGTGACGTCATAAACAGTATTGAATTAGATTATTTAAAATATGTTCAAGAAACTTTCATTCGCCCAGAAGCCCTATCACGCTTTTTCATCTACCCAGATGAAAACCAGTAA
- a CDS encoding AI-2E family transporter, with amino-acid sequence MVGLWEKIKKNTDIRRTLVLIIICLILYLIRSIISLILLTFILTYLIIRIVEGLHRFVKLPKKLIAVIVYVAIIVIFYFSITVYVPKLFNQTLQMIEEVFNFYQKTTPDNRFYDWISANVGFKEIKDQLTTGVKVVFTTLTSIGSMGVTLVMSLLLSFFFIIEKDWVTQFAKAFYHSKIGLFSQDVGYLGKKFVNTFGVVIEAQVIIAIVNTILTSIGLIFMRFPQGQLLSLGLMIFVLSLIPVAGVIISCIPLSLIAYTVGGVQDVIYVLIMIIFIHALESYFLNPKLMSSKTDLPVFYVFVILMFSEKFFGVWGLVIGIPVFVFLLDLLDVKVDHKKGSNKLEQIE; translated from the coding sequence ATGGTTGGTTTATGGGAAAAAATAAAAAAGAATACTGATATTAGACGAACACTTGTCTTGATTATTATCTGTCTAATTTTATATTTAATAAGAAGTATTATTAGTTTAATATTATTAACGTTTATCTTAACATATTTGATTATTCGTATTGTAGAAGGCTTACATCGCTTTGTAAAATTACCAAAAAAGCTAATAGCCGTCATTGTTTATGTGGCAATTATTGTGATTTTCTATTTTTCAATTACAGTTTACGTACCAAAACTATTTAATCAAACATTGCAGATGATAGAGGAAGTCTTTAATTTCTATCAAAAAACAACGCCAGACAATCGTTTTTATGATTGGATCAGTGCAAACGTTGGGTTTAAAGAAATTAAGGATCAGTTAACGACAGGAGTGAAGGTTGTTTTTACTACCTTGACAAGTATAGGGTCTATGGGTGTGACACTTGTGATGTCTTTATTACTTAGTTTCTTCTTCATCATTGAAAAAGACTGGGTGACACAATTTGCAAAAGCCTTCTATCACAGTAAAATTGGTTTGTTTAGTCAAGACGTAGGTTACTTAGGTAAGAAATTTGTTAATACGTTTGGTGTGGTAATCGAAGCTCAAGTTATTATTGCTATTGTAAATACAATTTTGACTTCTATTGGTTTAATTTTCATGCGTTTTCCACAAGGACAGCTTTTAAGTTTAGGTTTAATGATCTTTGTACTTAGCTTAATTCCTGTTGCAGGGGTTATTATTTCTTGTATCCCACTTAGCTTAATTGCTTATACAGTTGGTGGTGTGCAAGATGTGATTTATGTCTTAATCATGATAATTTTCATTCATGCCTTAGAATCTTACTTCTTAAATCCAAAATTAATGAGTAGCAAAACAGATTTACCTGTATTTTATGTCTTTGTGATCTTAATGTTTTCTGAAAAATTCTTTGGCGTATGGGGACTTGTGATTGGTATTCCAGTTTTTGTCTTTTTATTAGATTTATTAGACGTTAAGGTAGACCATAAAAAAGGAAGTAACAAATTAGAGCAAATCGAGTAA
- the pgsA gene encoding CDP-diacylglycerol--glycerol-3-phosphate 3-phosphatidyltransferase, with product MNLPNKLTVLRIFMIPIFIVVAVVPMDWGTLHVAGSPLPVTQLVAAIIFALASITDWLDGEIARKHNLVTNFGKFADPLADKMLVMTAFIVLVGQGRAPSWIVAIIICRELAVTGLRLLLVEDGEVMAAAWPGKVKTATQMLAIILLLINNVPFNAIHFPLATIMLYVCLIATIYSGIDYFVKNKHVFKGSM from the coding sequence ATGAATTTACCTAATAAATTAACCGTTTTAAGAATCTTTATGATTCCAATCTTTATTGTTGTTGCTGTTGTACCTATGGATTGGGGAACACTTCATGTAGCAGGTTCCCCTCTACCTGTGACACAACTTGTAGCTGCTATTATTTTTGCACTGGCTAGTATCACTGACTGGCTAGATGGTGAAATTGCTAGAAAACATAATCTAGTAACCAATTTCGGAAAGTTTGCAGATCCTTTGGCTGATAAAATGCTAGTTATGACAGCTTTTATTGTACTTGTAGGTCAAGGCAGAGCTCCTTCTTGGATTGTCGCTATTATTATTTGCCGTGAACTAGCTGTGACTGGTCTTCGCTTACTTTTAGTTGAAGATGGTGAAGTGATGGCTGCTGCTTGGCCTGGGAAAGTCAAAACAGCAACACAGATGTTAGCGATTATTTTGCTTCTAATTAACAATGTACCATTTAACGCAATCCACTTCCCACTAGCAACGATTATGTTATATGTTTGCTTAATTGCAACTATCTATTCAGGTATAGATTATTTTGTTAAAAATAAACATGTATTTAAAGGCTCTATGTAA
- a CDS encoding NusG domain II-containing protein, with product MEIWEELKKQWRYMDGVVIICLIILSFVPYVVFGMNQKAVPTENGTIAIVTINGKEVDRFDLNDESAHFEKTFYPGKDKYNIIEVEGNRIRVKEDNSPDQIAVRTGWISKPGQTSICLPHKLVIEVKNKKPSQDDDMIITY from the coding sequence ATGGAAATATGGGAAGAATTAAAAAAACAGTGGCGCTATATGGATGGTGTGGTCATCATCTGTTTAATCATATTATCTTTTGTACCATACGTCGTTTTTGGTATGAATCAAAAAGCTGTCCCTACTGAAAATGGAACGATTGCCATTGTAACGATAAACGGTAAAGAGGTGGATAGGTTTGATTTAAATGACGAATCAGCTCATTTTGAGAAGACCTTTTATCCTGGGAAAGATAAATATAATATCATTGAGGTAGAGGGTAATAGAATAAGAGTTAAAGAAGATAATAGTCCTGATCAAATTGCCGTAAGAACTGGATGGATTAGTAAGCCAGGACAAACGAGTATTTGTCTGCCTCATAAATTAGTTATAGAAGTAAAAAATAAAAAACCAAGTCAAGATGATGATATGATTATTACTTATTAA
- a CDS encoding helix-turn-helix domain-containing protein: MDTIGEQLKQARLQQGLTIDDLQRITKIQRRYLSAIEENDFDAIPSDYYTRTFIRQFATAVGVNPTPLVKRFDNTHKSNRQVEQPVVTQVTQVSEPLPLRASRKEKYAQQNKQEAKKGVYIPVIILVIIVAIIVGTIIYAIRLDTAQGPLVPKPDKTTIMGSDQSSTKEKESSTKEKKEETKEDEKKKEDKKENIFTLESDYGDVITYKGVGVTQPVTVEVSGLEGPSWIGVQESGSGNLFYQETVQAGESLTIDIPEGIQNMDIIVGAANNITLKVNGKAINFNEENPVTGTKSITLLLSSEAASDTDVNEDTQISENSSEDETNTSTTNQNGFE; encoded by the coding sequence ATGGATACAATTGGTGAACAACTCAAACAAGCACGCCTACAACAAGGTTTAACAATCGATGACTTACAACGCATCACAAAAATTCAACGACGCTACTTATCAGCTATTGAAGAAAATGACTTTGATGCTATTCCTAGTGATTACTACACAAGAACCTTCATTAGACAATTTGCTACAGCAGTAGGTGTTAATCCAACACCTTTAGTGAAGCGTTTTGACAACACGCACAAATCTAATCGTCAAGTAGAACAACCTGTTGTTACTCAAGTTACTCAGGTGAGCGAGCCGCTACCACTTAGAGCATCTAGAAAAGAAAAATATGCACAACAAAATAAACAAGAAGCTAAAAAGGGAGTCTACATTCCCGTTATTATTTTAGTTATTATTGTAGCAATCATTGTTGGAACCATTATTTATGCTATACGCTTAGATACAGCTCAAGGTCCTCTTGTACCAAAACCTGACAAAACGACAATTATGGGTAGTGATCAGTCTTCTACCAAAGAAAAAGAATCTTCTACCAAAGAGAAAAAAGAAGAAACAAAAGAAGATGAGAAAAAGAAAGAGGATAAAAAAGAGAACATATTTACCTTAGAGTCTGACTATGGTGATGTGATTACTTATAAAGGAGTTGGTGTGACGCAACCAGTTACAGTTGAAGTATCTGGGTTAGAAGGACCTTCTTGGATTGGGGTTCAAGAAAGTGGCAGTGGGAACTTATTCTATCAGGAGACAGTTCAAGCTGGAGAAAGTTTGACAATTGATATTCCTGAAGGTATTCAAAACATGGATATTATCGTTGGAGCAGCGAATAATATCACTTTAAAAGTCAATGGTAAAGCTATCAATTTCAATGAAGAAAATCCTGTCACAGGAACAAAAAGTATTACTCTTTTATTAAGTTCAGAGGCAGCTAGTGATACTGATGTTAATGAAGATACTCAAATAAGTGAGAATAGTTCTGAAGATGAGACAAATACCAGCACTACTAATCAAAACGGCTTTGAATAA
- the trhO gene encoding oxygen-dependent tRNA uridine(34) hydroxylase TrhO: MVSNYQVLLYYLYTPIENPELFAKEHLELCKSLDLKGRILVAKEGINGTLSGSVENTNRYMEVMHADERFKDTFFKIDQASEQAFKKMFVRHRPELVSLKLEDDINPLELTGEYLSPKEFKESILDDDTIVIDARNDYEYDLGHFKGAVRPDIRNFRDLPQWIRDNKEQFLDKRVVTYCTGGIRCEKFSGWLVREGFKDVGQLHGGITTYGNDPEVQGELWDGVMYVFDERISVPINHVDPVVVGKDWFDGTPQERYVNCGNPECNRQILCSEENEAKYVRGCEHKCRIHERNRYITENEITPQEWQKRIHDLGESFDVDTVEIVESI, encoded by the coding sequence ATTGTGTCAAATTATCAAGTCTTATTATATTATTTATACACCCCTATTGAAAACCCAGAATTATTTGCCAAAGAGCACCTAGAATTATGTAAATCACTTGATTTAAAGGGTCGTATTTTAGTTGCTAAAGAAGGAATTAATGGTACCTTATCTGGAAGTGTTGAAAATACCAACCGTTATATGGAAGTGATGCATGCTGATGAGCGTTTTAAAGATACTTTCTTTAAAATTGATCAAGCTTCTGAGCAAGCATTCAAAAAAATGTTTGTGAGACACCGTCCAGAACTTGTTTCTCTAAAACTTGAAGATGACATTAACCCACTAGAATTAACAGGAGAGTATTTATCTCCAAAAGAATTTAAAGAATCTATTCTAGATGATGATACCATTGTAATTGATGCTAGAAATGACTATGAGTATGATTTAGGGCATTTTAAAGGAGCAGTCCGTCCTGATATTCGTAACTTTAGAGACTTGCCTCAGTGGATTCGTGATAATAAAGAGCAGTTTTTGGATAAACGTGTCGTCACTTATTGTACTGGTGGTATTCGTTGTGAGAAATTCTCAGGCTGGTTAGTCCGTGAGGGATTCAAAGATGTAGGACAACTTCATGGTGGTATCACAACGTATGGTAATGATCCTGAGGTACAAGGTGAATTATGGGATGGTGTGATGTATGTTTTTGATGAGCGTATTAGTGTACCAATTAATCATGTTGATCCTGTTGTTGTTGGAAAAGACTGGTTTGACGGAACACCACAAGAACGCTACGTCAATTGTGGTAACCCAGAATGTAACCGCCAAATCTTATGTTCAGAAGAAAATGAAGCAAAATATGTTCGAGGTTGTGAGCATAAATGTCGTATTCACGAACGTAATCGCTATATCACAGAAAATGAAATAACACCTCAAGAATGGCAAAAACGTATCCACGATTTAGGAGAATCATTTGACGTAGATACAGTGGAAATAGTTGAGTCAATCTAA
- a CDS encoding RidA family protein, whose translation MKRAYTGVGVTASGPYSHAVESDGFIFFSGQTAMNGELPSLKKESISKQVELVFEHLEAVMTASQVSFSDVVKVNVYLTSMAYFEEMNHIYQEKFKDSFPARTCVAVKELPLEADVEIEMIARRK comes from the coding sequence ATGAAGAGAGCTTATACAGGAGTGGGCGTTACTGCCTCTGGACCTTATTCTCATGCCGTAGAAAGTGATGGGTTTATTTTTTTCTCAGGGCAAACTGCTATGAATGGTGAGTTGCCTAGTTTAAAGAAAGAAAGTATCTCTAAGCAAGTTGAATTAGTTTTTGAGCATTTAGAGGCTGTGATGACAGCTTCTCAGGTTAGTTTTTCTGATGTGGTAAAGGTAAATGTCTATTTAACAAGTATGGCTTATTTTGAGGAGATGAATCACATTTATCAGGAAAAATTTAAAGATTCTTTTCCAGCTAGAACGTGTGTAGCGGTGAAAGAATTACCATTAGAGGCTGATGTTGAGATTGAGATGATTGCTAGAAGAAAATAA
- a CDS encoding prenyltransferase: protein MNFKVFAELIELKAKAASVFPFLMGFLYSWYHYEQVKPFYMLLFFVSMILFNMFVDIWDNYMDYHNATEIHDYKEETNIIGRENLSLSLIKNMMSFSLISSAIIGIYLASQTSWIILWLGLFSYAMGILYSAGPRPLSSLPVGEITSGVTMGIVIPLICVYINVYDLVSFNWEFIGGVIMLSLPTALAISNLMLANNTCDVEEDILNNRHTLVYYIGKKRAVMLFKILVLSSFIIVTISSIMGIVPITLLGLWLVFPKIWKNVSTFSKEQIKTKTFSLAVQNLGIIALVQVILFSLGLWLP, encoded by the coding sequence ATGAATTTTAAAGTATTTGCAGAATTAATTGAATTAAAAGCTAAAGCAGCTAGTGTCTTTCCGTTTTTAATGGGTTTTCTTTACTCATGGTATCACTACGAGCAAGTGAAACCATTTTATATGCTTCTATTTTTTGTATCTATGATTTTATTTAATATGTTTGTGGATATTTGGGACAATTATATGGATTATCACAATGCAACTGAGATTCATGATTATAAAGAAGAAACCAATATTATCGGACGAGAAAATCTTTCTTTATCTTTAATCAAGAACATGATGAGCTTTTCCTTAATCAGCTCAGCTATAATCGGAATCTATCTAGCTTCACAAACAAGCTGGATTATTTTATGGTTAGGACTATTTAGCTACGCTATGGGGATTCTTTACTCAGCAGGTCCAAGACCCTTATCAAGTTTACCAGTCGGAGAAATCACTTCTGGGGTGACTATGGGTATTGTTATTCCTTTAATTTGTGTCTATATTAATGTCTACGACCTCGTTTCATTTAACTGGGAATTTATTGGTGGTGTGATTATGTTATCCTTACCTACAGCACTTGCCATCTCTAACTTAATGCTAGCAAATAATACTTGCGATGTTGAGGAGGATATTTTAAATAATCGTCACACATTAGTTTATTATATCGGAAAAAAAAGAGCAGTTATGCTCTTTAAAATATTGGTACTATCTTCTTTTATTATCGTAACAATTAGCTCTATCATGGGTATTGTTCCGATTACCTTACTTGGGTTATGGCTTGTTTTCCCTAAAATATGGAAGAATGTTTCAACTTTTTCTAAGGAACAAATTAAAACTAAAACTTTCTCCTTAGCTGTTCAGAATCTAGGTATCATTGCCTTAGTCCAAGTTATTTTATTTTCTCTTGGACTATGGTTACCATAG
- a CDS encoding MerR family transcriptional regulator — protein sequence MIYTIKQVATLSGSTPRTLRYYDDIKLFSPAYVGENGYRIYEESQLDQLQQILFLKQFGMTLSDIKTTLNSPSDQQLNLLIKHYKQLLYEQQQLDRQIKTLEQTIAYRKGEIDMTNEEKFEQFKSHLVQDNTKKYGDEVVEKYGEKAFNTANHHFKHLVQSDYENMLQAEVELFESLNALEAMTENKLNHPLAKTAFLSHKRWLTLANPNYSPIYHQ from the coding sequence ATGATATATACCATTAAACAAGTTGCCACTTTATCTGGATCTACCCCACGTACACTTCGTTATTATGATGATATTAAGTTATTTTCACCTGCTTATGTTGGAGAGAATGGTTACCGTATATATGAGGAGAGCCAGCTAGATCAATTGCAACAAATTTTATTTTTAAAACAGTTTGGTATGACACTAAGTGATATAAAAACAACACTCAACTCACCAAGTGACCAACAACTTAACTTGCTCATTAAGCATTACAAACAACTATTATATGAGCAGCAACAACTAGATAGGCAAATTAAAACACTAGAACAAACAATCGCTTATAGAAAAGGGGAAATCGACATGACAAATGAGGAGAAATTCGAACAATTTAAAAGTCATTTAGTTCAAGATAATACAAAAAAATACGGTGATGAGGTTGTTGAAAAATATGGTGAAAAGGCCTTTAATACAGCCAACCATCACTTTAAACATCTAGTTCAGTCTGATTATGAAAACATGTTACAAGCAGAAGTTGAACTTTTTGAAAGTTTAAATGCTTTAGAGGCAATGACAGAAAATAAACTAAATCATCCACTAGCAAAAACTGCCTTTTTATCTCATAAAAGATGGCTAACTCTGGCTAATCCAAACTACTCGCCTATTTATCACCAATAA
- the lepB gene encoding signal peptidase I — MTKATWLKDLLWYVILIIALLLLRMFIFTPVTVSGESMMPTLVDGERNIAFKMGDAQRFDIISLKAPDDPSKNYVKRVIGLPGDTVEYKNDVLYINGKQIDEPYLDQYKQELKEDLPDESLTYDFTLKDISGQEVVPEGHYFVMGDNRQHSKDSRVQEVGFIPKENIIGKSKIAFWPPSKWGMVK, encoded by the coding sequence ATGACAAAAGCAACCTGGTTAAAAGATTTATTGTGGTATGTCATTTTAATTATTGCACTATTGCTACTTAGAATGTTTATCTTTACCCCTGTTACCGTTAGTGGAGAATCCATGATGCCAACTTTAGTGGATGGTGAACGTAACATCGCTTTTAAAATGGGGGATGCTCAGCGTTTTGATATTATTTCACTAAAGGCACCTGATGACCCTTCAAAAAACTATGTTAAACGTGTCATTGGACTACCTGGGGATACTGTAGAATATAAAAATGATGTCCTATATATTAACGGTAAACAAATTGATGAACCATACTTAGATCAATATAAACAAGAACTAAAAGAAGATTTACCTGATGAATCACTTACTTATGATTTTACTTTAAAAGACATAAGTGGACAAGAAGTCGTGCCTGAAGGGCATTATTTTGTCATGGGGGATAACCGCCAACACTCAAAAGATAGCCGTGTCCAAGAAGTAGGATTTATTCCAAAAGAAAACATTATTGGAAAATCTAAAATTGCCTTTTGGCCACCTAGTAAGTGGGGTATGGTGAAATAG
- a CDS encoding polyprenyl synthetase family protein, protein MPVHPLWEQYPNIQEELVEVKQVMEKSVKIRNKEITDVLQLFIESGGKLLRPAYFLLFSKFGESKTTKKTYRMAASLEILHIATLVHDDIIDDSPMRRSMPSIQAQYGQDVAVYTGDFLFTVYFHLLATSTTDLKTITMNAQSMKRILVGELDQMNLRHNTNITVKQYFQHIRGKTAQLFEFACYEGAHFSHASKRVQLQAKRIGYNIGMAFQIMDDILDYKASEKEMQKPVFEDMKNGYYTLPLILAMETHHDDFVPFLEKGTDLTDADMLQVQSLIEISGGIERAEKIAARFTMKALQGIQKLPEIPEKDILLDVTETLLLRKN, encoded by the coding sequence ATGCCAGTTCACCCGTTATGGGAGCAATACCCAAACATTCAAGAAGAATTAGTAGAAGTAAAACAAGTGATGGAAAAATCAGTTAAGATTCGTAATAAAGAAATTACTGATGTTCTCCAGTTATTTATAGAATCAGGTGGCAAATTACTACGCCCAGCTTATTTCTTGTTGTTTTCCAAGTTTGGGGAATCAAAAACGACAAAGAAAACATATCGTATGGCAGCTTCTTTGGAGATATTACATATCGCCACCTTGGTCCATGATGATATCATTGATGATTCACCTATGAGGCGTTCTATGCCGTCTATTCAGGCTCAATATGGACAAGATGTTGCAGTGTACACTGGGGACTTTTTATTTACAGTTTATTTCCATTTATTGGCTACTTCAACGACAGATCTTAAAACAATTACAATGAATGCTCAAAGCATGAAGCGTATTTTAGTTGGTGAGTTAGATCAAATGAATTTAAGACATAACACCAATATTACAGTGAAACAGTATTTTCAACATATTAGAGGAAAAACAGCCCAATTATTTGAGTTTGCTTGCTATGAGGGGGCTCACTTTAGTCATGCATCTAAAAGAGTACAACTTCAAGCTAAACGTATTGGTTATAATATAGGTATGGCTTTTCAAATTATGGATGATATACTTGATTACAAAGCTTCAGAAAAAGAGATGCAAAAGCCTGTTTTTGAAGATATGAAAAATGGGTATTACACCCTGCCATTGATTCTAGCGATGGAAACACATCATGATGATTTCGTACCCTTTTTAGAAAAAGGGACAGATTTGACGGATGCTGATATGTTGCAAGTTCAATCTTTAATTGAAATTAGTGGGGGAATTGAAAGAGCTGAGAAAATTGCTGCGAGGTTCACAATGAAGGCTCTACAGGGTATTCAAAAATTACCTGAGATACCTGAGAAGGATATTCTCTTAGATGTAACTGAAACCCTATTGCTTAGAAAAAATTAA
- a CDS encoding HdeD family acid-resistance protein, translating to MSSLFKTVQQHALLRGIVYIVLGVFIFLKPNDAFNVIVYLISAYNAIIGIVKLVNAIKYKENSTMAIAIFYLVFALIILLFAKPLASILPVFLGLIIIFGGVVRVSQSMTLKKYVDVSYLPMMFYGIILILAGVLLLFKPFASLIMLFQFLGALMVFSGISEIINAIRYRNIKDVDIF from the coding sequence ATGTCATCTCTATTTAAAACAGTACAACAACATGCCTTACTACGAGGAATTGTTTACATTGTATTAGGTGTTTTTATCTTTTTAAAACCAAATGATGCTTTCAATGTGATTGTTTACTTAATTTCTGCCTATAATGCTATTATAGGTATTGTCAAATTAGTCAATGCTATTAAATACAAAGAAAACAGTACGATGGCAATTGCTATTTTTTACCTAGTCTTTGCCTTAATCATTTTACTATTTGCTAAACCATTAGCTAGTATCTTGCCGGTCTTCTTAGGTTTAATTATTATTTTTGGTGGTGTTGTGAGAGTCTCTCAATCGATGACGTTAAAAAAATATGTAGATGTTAGCTACTTACCGATGATGTTTTATGGGATTATCTTAATATTAGCTGGAGTCTTACTATTATTTAAACCTTTCGCTAGCTTAATTATGTTATTCCAATTTTTAGGTGCTCTTATGGTATTTTCTGGTATTTCAGAAATTATCAATGCCATTCGCTACCGTAACATCAAAGACGTGGATATTTTTTAA